The following proteins are co-located in the Streptomyces sp. DT2A-34 genome:
- a CDS encoding LPXTG cell wall anchor domain-containing protein has translation MSKQKRTAALATAAALAGSAVLMAAPAARAEVVDVNYACKTPIGDKSAVSPIDIKGVKSGGAYKITMSWQKGVSSSPVELGKGAMNPSATIKLGGADSGTLAVTGPANQEAIPANTPIKINDLTGTYTPKKTGRVTFTAAVLTIKALGTTTTCTPTNNPGPSLTLDVTAAAGAGGGSGQGGSGSGSGAELPQTGPEDSAIALGTLGGTVLLAGAAGALWLTRRGQTVRR, from the coding sequence GTGTCGAAGCAGAAGCGAACCGCCGCGCTCGCGACCGCCGCGGCCCTGGCCGGCTCGGCGGTGTTGATGGCCGCCCCCGCGGCCCGGGCCGAGGTTGTCGACGTCAACTACGCCTGCAAGACGCCGATCGGCGACAAGAGCGCCGTCTCGCCCATCGACATCAAGGGCGTCAAGAGCGGCGGCGCCTACAAGATCACCATGTCGTGGCAGAAGGGCGTCTCCTCCAGCCCGGTCGAACTCGGCAAGGGTGCGATGAACCCGAGCGCCACCATCAAGCTGGGCGGCGCCGACAGCGGCACCCTGGCGGTGACCGGCCCGGCCAACCAAGAGGCGATTCCCGCCAACACCCCCATCAAGATCAACGACTTGACGGGCACGTACACCCCGAAGAAGACCGGCAGGGTCACCTTCACGGCGGCCGTGCTCACCATCAAGGCCCTGGGCACGACCACCACGTGCACCCCCACCAACAACCCCGGCCCGTCGCTGACCCTCGACGTGACGGCGGCGGCCGGCGCGGGCGGCGGCAGCGGCCAGGGCGGCTCCGGCTCCGGCTCCGGCGCCGAGCTCCCGCAGACCGGCCCCGAGGACTCGGCGATCGCCCTCGGCACTCTCGGCGGCACGGTCCTGCTCGCGGGCGCGGCGGGTGCGCTGTGGCTGACGCGGAGGGGGCAGACGGTACGCCGCTGA
- a CDS encoding ATP-binding protein: protein MSTTRPFSPGDRGPEPSGASGVSERGVPAAGGAEEGAPAAGASEGGPMSSSRPEGAESSVEASVARQVRRLGFEGQSGVVPLARDFARQALYAWGWLPAATADQRAAAEDVLLVVSELVTNACLHAEGPDELWIACDNKVIRIEVSDKGTGQPAPRTPHRAGRPGGHGMFIVQRLCLDWGVVRTSGVAGKTVWAELGAPA from the coding sequence ATGAGCACCACCCGGCCTTTCTCGCCGGGCGACCGCGGCCCAGAGCCCAGCGGCGCTTCCGGGGTGTCCGAGAGGGGCGTACCGGCCGCGGGCGGCGCCGAGGAGGGCGCCCCGGCGGCCGGAGCGTCCGAGGGCGGCCCCATGTCGTCATCGAGGCCCGAGGGAGCCGAGTCGTCCGTCGAGGCGTCGGTGGCGCGTCAGGTCCGTCGGCTGGGCTTCGAGGGGCAGAGCGGGGTCGTCCCGCTCGCCCGCGACTTCGCCCGCCAGGCGCTGTACGCGTGGGGCTGGCTGCCCGCCGCCACCGCCGACCAGCGGGCCGCCGCCGAGGATGTGCTGCTTGTCGTCTCCGAGCTGGTCACCAACGCCTGTCTGCATGCCGAGGGGCCGGACGAGCTGTGGATCGCCTGCGACAACAAGGTGATCCGCATCGAGGTCTCCGACAAGGGCACGGGCCAGCCGGCCCCCCGCACCCCGCACCGCGCGGGCCGCCCCGGCGGCCACGGCATGTTCATCGTGCAGCGGCTGTGCCTGGACTGGGGAGTCGTACGGACGTCGGGGGTCGCGGGCAAGACGGTGTGGGCGGAACTGGGAGCACCGGCGTAG
- a CDS encoding helix-turn-helix transcriptional regulator: MPQRRTVTSRSHEPRLRYAEEVRRLREGRGLTLRELADELGWDWSTLGKLERGQTLGSPEVAQALDEFYGTPGLLLALWELAVGDPTQFKEQYRRYMLLEAEAVGLWQFSVSVLPGLLQTAGYVQEVLSTGGIKGEELAKQVDARLGRRALLMGEDAPPFRAILAEATLRTPPRDAGAWREQLGYLAEVAERPNITLQVLPHSSGLHGLVGTDVMFLKLQDGRTVAYTETAYHGELVQESRDVDRLQRAYDSMRDLALSPAESLKFILQMLEEAQCDPST; encoded by the coding sequence GTGCCGCAGCGACGGACGGTGACGAGCCGCAGCCATGAGCCGCGATTGAGGTACGCGGAGGAGGTGCGGCGGCTGCGCGAGGGGAGAGGGCTCACCCTGCGGGAGCTCGCCGATGAACTGGGCTGGGACTGGTCGACGCTGGGGAAGCTGGAGCGGGGCCAGACGCTGGGGAGCCCTGAGGTGGCTCAGGCGCTGGACGAGTTCTACGGGACGCCGGGGTTGTTGCTGGCGTTGTGGGAGCTGGCGGTGGGGGATCCGACGCAGTTCAAGGAGCAGTACCGGAGGTACATGCTGCTGGAGGCTGAGGCGGTGGGCCTGTGGCAGTTCTCCGTGAGTGTCCTGCCGGGTCTGCTTCAGACGGCGGGGTACGTGCAGGAGGTGCTCTCGACAGGCGGGATCAAGGGCGAGGAGCTCGCCAAACAGGTGGACGCACGGCTGGGCCGTCGCGCGCTGCTGATGGGTGAGGACGCGCCGCCGTTCCGCGCCATCCTGGCCGAGGCGACGCTGCGCACACCGCCGCGAGACGCCGGCGCTTGGCGGGAGCAGCTTGGGTATCTCGCGGAGGTGGCCGAGCGCCCGAACATCACGCTCCAGGTGCTACCGCACAGCTCCGGTCTGCACGGCTTGGTCGGGACTGACGTGATGTTCCTCAAGCTGCAGGACGGTCGAACCGTGGCCTACACCGAGACCGCGTATCACGGCGAACTTGTCCAGGAAAGTAGGGACGTTGACCGGCTGCAACGTGCGTACGATTCGATGCGTGACCTGGCGTTGTCCCCGGCCGAGTCGCTGAAGTTCATCTTGCAGATGCTGGAGGAAGCACAGTGCGATCCATCGACCTGA
- a CDS encoding peptide MFS transporter: protein MASSLTKDSARPGTPGSEKTFFGHPRGLATLFMTEMWERFSYYGMKALLPLYLVADNGLNLDGATAITIASVYVSLVYLLTLPGGWVADRILGPRKTVALAGLIIMLGHLTLALPSAGIFYVGLALVAIGSGLLKANISTMVGHLYDGPNDPRRDGAFTVFYIGINTGAFAAPLIIGTVGEKVNWHLGFALAALGMALGLAQFLLGTRHLSDRSDIVPTPMDADEKRSTLRKGLLWLAVPVVFYGIVGASGHFTENWATIPLTVIGLIVPIWVIARIKRDKDLSSTEQSKMSAYIYFFVAAAVFWMIYDQGATTLSIFAKSSADNTVFGWEFPVSWYQSVNPVLIMAVAPLFAWLWVWLNRRGKEPSTAVKFASGLLLIGASFFVFLIPLSIAEDGQKAAAMWIVAIYFVQTLGELTLSPVGLSVTSKMAPAKYASQMMGVWFLAVTAGDSVTALLSNPAVGGVNLDKRGFVAIEAVLAVLAGVAVWMYRKKVKSLMGDVR from the coding sequence ATGGCGTCCAGCCTGACGAAGGACTCGGCCCGCCCGGGCACCCCCGGCTCCGAGAAGACCTTCTTCGGCCACCCCCGCGGACTGGCCACTCTCTTCATGACCGAGATGTGGGAGAGGTTCTCCTACTACGGCATGAAGGCGCTGCTCCCGCTGTACCTGGTGGCCGACAACGGCCTCAACCTCGACGGCGCGACCGCCATCACCATCGCCTCGGTATACGTGTCGCTGGTGTACCTGCTCACGCTCCCCGGCGGCTGGGTCGCGGACCGCATCCTCGGCCCTCGCAAGACGGTCGCCCTGGCCGGCCTGATCATCATGCTCGGCCACCTGACTCTGGCCCTGCCGTCGGCCGGCATCTTCTACGTGGGCCTCGCCCTCGTCGCGATCGGCTCGGGTCTGCTGAAGGCCAACATCTCCACGATGGTCGGCCATCTCTACGACGGCCCGAACGACCCGCGCCGCGACGGTGCCTTCACCGTCTTCTACATCGGCATCAACACCGGCGCCTTCGCCGCGCCGCTGATCATCGGCACCGTCGGCGAGAAGGTCAACTGGCACCTCGGCTTCGCCCTGGCCGCGCTCGGCATGGCGCTGGGCCTGGCCCAGTTCCTGCTCGGCACCCGCCACCTGAGCGACCGCAGCGACATCGTCCCGACCCCGATGGACGCCGACGAGAAGCGCAGCACCCTGCGCAAGGGCCTGCTGTGGCTGGCCGTCCCCGTGGTGTTCTACGGCATCGTCGGCGCCTCCGGTCACTTCACGGAGAACTGGGCCACGATCCCGCTCACGGTCATCGGCCTGATCGTCCCGATCTGGGTGATCGCCCGCATAAAGCGGGACAAGGACCTGAGCTCCACCGAGCAGTCGAAGATGTCGGCGTACATCTACTTCTTCGTCGCGGCCGCCGTCTTCTGGATGATCTACGACCAGGGCGCCACGACCCTGTCGATCTTCGCCAAGTCCTCGGCCGACAACACGGTCTTCGGCTGGGAGTTCCCGGTCTCCTGGTACCAGTCGGTCAACCCGGTCCTGATCATGGCCGTCGCGCCGCTGTTCGCCTGGCTGTGGGTGTGGCTGAACCGGCGCGGCAAGGAGCCGAGCACGGCCGTGAAGTTCGCGTCCGGTCTCCTCCTGATCGGTGCGTCCTTCTTCGTGTTCCTCATCCCGCTGTCGATCGCCGAGGACGGCCAGAAGGCCGCGGCGATGTGGATCGTGGCGATCTACTTCGTCCAGACGCTCGGTGAGCTGACGCTGTCCCCGGTGGGTCTGTCGGTCACCTCGAAGATGGCGCCGGCGAAGTACGCCTCCCAGATGATGGGCGTCTGGTTCCTCGCGGTCACCGCGGGCGACTCCGTCACCGCGCTCCTGTCCAACCCGGCCGTCGGCGGCGTCAACCTCGACAAGCGCGGCTTCGTCGCCATCGAGGCCGTCCTCGCGGTCCTCGCCGGTGTCGCGGTGTGGATGTACCGCAAGAAGGTCAAGTCGCTCATGGGCGACGTGCGGTAG
- a CDS encoding alkene reductase has protein sequence MTQTTDLLAPARLGRLSLPHHLVMAPLTRNRAAADGTPTDLMVTHYTQRTTAGLIIGEASTPNAVGQTYPNITAIHTDRHLAGWRRVTEAVREGGGRMFLQLQHGGRVSHPETTGLTPVAPSPVPLPEKIFTPRGHLPAVVPREMTVDDIRATVADFAAAARRAVDAGFEGVEVHSANGHLLHQFLAGNTNRRTDGYGGPAERRGRFTAEVTEAVADAIGADRVGVRISPGNTVNGIEEFDTDVLYPALVARLRALDLAYLHLVHADPGTAVYRRIRADWPGVLIGNPVLPDLTTEGVTRAAAGMLAAGADLVALGRPFLANPDLVTRLRLGAPLNPVRDRYLMYTGGATGYTDYPALDDQPSSASMVALDGPRVA, from the coding sequence ATGACGCAGACGACGGATCTCCTGGCACCGGCCCGGCTCGGCCGGCTCTCACTTCCCCACCACCTGGTGATGGCACCGCTCACCCGCAACCGCGCGGCGGCGGACGGCACCCCGACCGACCTCATGGTCACCCACTACACCCAGCGCACCACGGCCGGTCTGATCATCGGCGAGGCCTCGACACCGAACGCGGTCGGGCAGACGTACCCGAACATCACCGCGATCCACACCGACCGGCACCTGGCCGGGTGGCGGCGGGTGACCGAGGCCGTGCGGGAGGGCGGCGGGCGGATGTTCCTGCAGCTCCAGCACGGCGGGCGGGTCAGCCATCCGGAGACCACCGGCCTGACGCCCGTCGCGCCCTCCCCCGTGCCGCTGCCGGAGAAGATCTTCACGCCGCGCGGGCACCTGCCGGCCGTCGTCCCCCGGGAGATGACGGTCGACGACATCCGGGCCACCGTCGCCGACTTCGCCGCGGCCGCCCGCCGGGCCGTCGACGCGGGCTTCGAGGGAGTCGAGGTGCACTCGGCCAACGGGCATCTGCTGCACCAGTTCCTCGCCGGGAACACCAACCGCAGGACGGACGGATACGGCGGGCCGGCGGAGCGGCGGGGGCGCTTCACGGCGGAGGTGACCGAGGCTGTCGCCGATGCGATCGGCGCCGACCGGGTGGGGGTGCGGATCTCCCCGGGAAACACCGTCAACGGCATCGAGGAGTTCGACACCGACGTCCTCTACCCGGCGCTGGTGGCCCGGCTGCGGGCTCTGGACCTGGCCTACCTGCACCTCGTGCACGCCGACCCGGGCACGGCGGTCTACCGGAGGATCCGCGCGGACTGGCCGGGCGTCCTGATCGGCAACCCGGTACTGCCCGACCTCACCACCGAGGGCGTCACCCGGGCCGCGGCCGGCATGCTGGCCGCCGGGGCCGATCTGGTCGCCCTCGGCAGGCCGTTCCTCGCCAACCCGGACCTGGTCACCCGCCTGCGCCTCGGCGCACCGCTCAACCCTGTCCGGGACCGGTACCTGATGTACACGGGCGGGGCGACCGGTTACACCGACTACCCCGCCCTCGACGATCAGCCGTCCAGCGCCTCGATGGTCGCGTTGGACGGCCCCCGCGTCGCCTGA
- a CDS encoding 5-(carboxyamino)imidazole ribonucleotide synthase: MTFPVVGMVGGGQLARMTHEAGIPLGIRFKLLSDTPQDSAAQVVSDVVIGDYRDLDTLRDFARGCDVITFDHEHVPTEHLRALEADGIPVRPGPDALVHAQDKGVMRVKLDAIGVPCPRHRLVTDPQDVAAFAAEGLSEGAEGDGFPVVLKTVRGGYDGKGVWVVDSVEEAAEPFRAGVPVLAEEKVDFVRELAANVVRSPHGQAVAYPVVESRQVNGVCDTVIAPAPDLDRALALKAEEMALTIAKELGVVGHLAVELFQTRDGRILVNELAMRPHNSGHWTQDGAITSQFANHVRAVLDLPLGDPRPRAKWTVMVNVLGGDYPDMYSAYLHCMARDPKLKIHMYGKDVKPGRKVGHVNTYGDDLDDVLERARHAAGYLRGTITE, encoded by the coding sequence GTGACGTTCCCGGTAGTCGGCATGGTCGGCGGGGGCCAGCTCGCTCGTATGACACACGAGGCAGGCATCCCGCTGGGCATCAGGTTCAAGCTCCTCAGTGACACCCCTCAGGATTCCGCGGCGCAGGTCGTGAGCGATGTCGTCATCGGCGACTATCGCGATCTCGACACGCTGCGCGACTTCGCGAGGGGCTGCGATGTGATCACTTTCGATCACGAACACGTACCCACCGAGCACCTCAGGGCTCTGGAGGCGGACGGCATCCCCGTCCGCCCGGGCCCCGACGCACTCGTGCACGCCCAGGACAAGGGCGTGATGCGCGTGAAGCTCGACGCGATCGGTGTGCCGTGCCCACGGCACAGACTCGTGACCGACCCACAGGATGTGGCGGCCTTCGCGGCCGAAGGCCTCTCCGAGGGAGCCGAGGGCGACGGCTTCCCCGTCGTCCTGAAGACCGTCCGCGGCGGCTACGACGGCAAGGGCGTCTGGGTCGTCGACTCCGTCGAGGAGGCCGCCGAGCCGTTCCGCGCCGGCGTGCCCGTGCTCGCCGAGGAGAAGGTCGACTTCGTACGGGAGCTCGCGGCGAACGTCGTACGCTCCCCGCACGGCCAGGCCGTCGCCTACCCGGTGGTGGAGTCCCGGCAGGTCAACGGCGTCTGCGACACCGTCATCGCCCCCGCCCCCGACCTCGACCGGGCCCTCGCCCTCAAGGCCGAGGAGATGGCCCTCACCATCGCCAAGGAACTCGGCGTCGTCGGCCACCTCGCCGTCGAGCTGTTCCAGACCCGCGACGGCCGCATCCTCGTCAACGAGCTGGCGATGCGCCCGCACAACTCGGGCCACTGGACCCAGGACGGCGCGATCACCAGCCAGTTCGCCAACCACGTCCGCGCGGTCCTCGACCTCCCCCTCGGCGACCCGCGCCCGCGCGCCAAGTGGACCGTCATGGTCAACGTCCTCGGCGGCGACTACCCCGACATGTACTCCGCGTACCTGCACTGCATGGCCCGCGACCCCAAGCTCAAGATCCACATGTACGGCAAGGACGTGAAGCCCGGCCGCAAGGTCGGTCATGTCAACACCTACGGCGACGACCTCGACGACGTGCTGGAGCGCGCCCGTCACGCTGCCGGCTACCTGAGAGGCACGATCACCGAATGA
- a CDS encoding GtrA family protein, translating to MGRGSSGLHAAPPVPRSAVRQRFDRLMREVAKFGAVGGAGLLVNLLVFNLVRHVTDLQVVRASVIATVVAIVFNYVGFRYFTYRDRDKSRRTKELGLFLLFSVVGLVIENGVLYAATYGFGWDSPLQSNIFKFLGIGIATLFRFWSYRTWVFRALPAEQEQAVAGAESFLGPRPGAAKPRVRQRVG from the coding sequence ATGGGACGTGGTTCCTCGGGGCTTCATGCGGCGCCTCCAGTACCTCGCAGTGCGGTGCGGCAACGCTTTGACCGGCTGATGCGTGAGGTCGCCAAGTTCGGCGCGGTGGGTGGAGCGGGGCTGCTGGTCAATCTCCTCGTGTTCAACCTGGTGCGGCATGTGACCGACCTCCAGGTGGTGCGGGCCAGTGTCATCGCGACCGTCGTCGCGATCGTGTTCAACTACGTCGGGTTCCGCTACTTCACGTACCGGGACCGTGACAAGAGTCGGCGTACGAAGGAACTGGGGCTGTTCCTGCTGTTCAGCGTGGTCGGTCTCGTGATCGAGAACGGTGTGCTGTACGCGGCGACGTACGGGTTCGGCTGGGACAGTCCGCTGCAGAGCAACATCTTCAAGTTCCTCGGCATCGGTATCGCGACGCTGTTCCGGTTCTGGTCGTACCGGACGTGGGTGTTCCGGGCGCTTCCTGCGGAGCAGGAGCAGGCGGTGGCCGGCGCGGAATCGTTCCTGGGGCCTCGGCCGGGGGCCGCGAAGCCGCGCGTGCGGCAGCGAGTGGGCTGA
- the purE gene encoding 5-(carboxyamino)imidazole ribonucleotide mutase, giving the protein MSPVVGIVMGSDSDWPVMEAAAKALDEFEIEYEVDVVSAHRMPREMVTYGEQAAERGLKAIIAGAGGAAHLPGMLASVTPLPVIGVPVPLKYLDGMDSLLSIVQMPAGVPVATVSVAGARNAGLLAARILATHDEDLLQKMREFQQDLNDQATEKGKRLRAKVEGASGFGFGSGK; this is encoded by the coding sequence ATGAGCCCTGTTGTTGGCATCGTCATGGGGTCGGACTCCGACTGGCCCGTCATGGAGGCGGCGGCCAAGGCCCTCGACGAGTTCGAGATCGAGTACGAGGTCGACGTCGTCTCCGCGCACCGGATGCCGCGCGAGATGGTCACCTACGGTGAGCAGGCGGCCGAGCGCGGCCTGAAGGCGATCATCGCCGGTGCCGGCGGGGCCGCTCACCTCCCCGGCATGCTCGCCTCGGTCACGCCCCTGCCGGTCATCGGCGTCCCGGTGCCGCTGAAGTACCTCGACGGCATGGACTCCCTGCTCTCGATCGTGCAGATGCCGGCCGGCGTGCCCGTGGCCACCGTCTCGGTCGCCGGCGCCCGCAACGCCGGTCTGCTCGCCGCCCGCATCCTCGCCACCCACGACGAGGACCTGCTGCAGAAGATGCGGGAGTTCCAGCAGGACCTGAACGACCAGGCCACCGAGAAGGGCAAGCGCCTGCGCGCCAAGGTAGAGGGCGCGAGCGGCTTCGGCTTCGGCTCGGGGAAGTGA
- a CDS encoding DUF397 domain-containing protein encodes MRSIDLTAVTWRKSSYSNPDGGNCVEVSDDFLAGAAWRKSSYSNPDGGACLEVADNLPAPVVPVRDSKNPHGPALILPATAWASFVTAVRRDELPH; translated from the coding sequence GTGCGATCCATCGACCTGACGGCCGTGACGTGGCGCAAGAGCAGCTACAGCAACCCCGACGGCGGCAACTGCGTCGAGGTCTCCGACGACTTCCTGGCCGGGGCCGCGTGGCGCAAGAGCAGCTACAGCAACCCCGACGGCGGCGCGTGCCTCGAAGTCGCCGACAACCTCCCCGCCCCCGTCGTCCCCGTCCGCGACTCCAAGAACCCCCACGGCCCCGCCCTGATCCTCCCGGCGACGGCCTGGGCCTCGTTCGTCACGGCCGTACGCCGCGACGAGCTGCCGCACTGA
- a CDS encoding response regulator transcription factor — translation MTRVLLAEDDASISEPLARALRREGYEVEVREDGPTALDAGMQGGIDLVVLDLGLPGMDGLEVARRLRAEAHAVPILILTARADEVDTVVGLDAGADDYVTKPFRLAELLARVRALLRRGAAEPQQPPATHGVRIDVESHRAWMGDEELQLTAKEFDLLRVLVRDAGRVVTRDQLMREVWDTTWWSSTKTLDMHISWLRKKLGDDAANPRYIATVRGVGFRFEKS, via the coding sequence ATGACCCGTGTACTGCTCGCCGAGGACGACGCGTCCATTTCGGAGCCGCTGGCCCGCGCACTGCGCCGGGAAGGGTACGAAGTCGAGGTGCGGGAGGACGGCCCCACCGCGCTCGACGCTGGAATGCAGGGCGGGATCGACCTGGTCGTGCTGGACCTCGGTCTGCCCGGCATGGACGGCCTGGAGGTGGCCCGCCGGCTGCGTGCCGAGGCGCACGCCGTGCCGATCCTCATCCTGACCGCACGCGCCGACGAGGTGGACACCGTCGTCGGCCTCGACGCGGGCGCCGACGACTACGTCACCAAGCCGTTCCGGCTCGCCGAGCTGCTCGCGCGGGTCCGGGCCCTGCTGAGGCGCGGCGCCGCCGAGCCGCAGCAGCCGCCCGCCACGCACGGGGTGCGGATCGACGTCGAGTCGCACCGGGCGTGGATGGGCGACGAGGAACTCCAGCTCACGGCCAAGGAGTTCGACCTGCTGCGGGTGCTGGTGCGCGACGCGGGGCGGGTGGTGACCCGGGACCAGCTGATGCGGGAGGTCTGGGACACGACCTGGTGGTCGTCAACCAAGACGCTCGACATGCACATCTCGTGGCTGCGGAAGAAGCTCGGCGACGATGCGGCGAATCCGCGGTACATCGCCACGGTGCGGGGTGTGGGTTTCCGGTTCGAGAAGAGTTAG
- a CDS encoding ATP-binding protein, with the protein MRRRLIQSTLAVVLVVIAVFGVSLVIVETRTITSTAQERVDTEAVRLVSIVDSRLLGDETVDAAVLREQIQGDRYAEIRIPGKPVIEVGPRPTGDVISAEETGEEGETVTVQEPRSSVTREVGRTLLIIAAVALLAVIAAVLLAIRQANRLASPLTDLAETAERLGSGDPRPRHKRYGVHELDRVADVLDSSAERIARMLTAERRLAADASHQLRTPLTALSMRLEEITLTEDLDTVKEEATIALTQVERLTDVVERLLTNSRDPRNGSAVTFDLDEVIQQQLAEWRPAYRSAGRAIVSSGKRHLTAVGTPGAVAQVLAALIENSLMHGGGTVALRTRVTGNQAVIEVTDEGPGIPADLGARIFERAISGRNSTGIGLAVARDLAEADGGRLEMLQTNPPVLALFLSRTPPPKKQPGDAGPTVR; encoded by the coding sequence GTGCGTCGCCGTCTCATCCAGTCGACCCTCGCTGTCGTTCTCGTCGTGATCGCCGTGTTCGGTGTGTCCCTCGTCATCGTCGAGACGCGGACGATCACCAGCACCGCGCAGGAGCGGGTGGACACCGAGGCCGTGCGGCTGGTCAGCATCGTGGACAGCCGGCTGCTCGGGGACGAGACCGTGGACGCCGCGGTGCTGCGGGAGCAGATTCAGGGGGACCGTTACGCCGAGATCCGGATCCCGGGGAAGCCGGTGATCGAGGTGGGCCCCCGGCCCACCGGTGACGTCATCAGCGCCGAGGAGACGGGCGAGGAGGGCGAGACGGTCACCGTGCAGGAACCGCGTTCGTCGGTGACGCGCGAGGTCGGCCGTACGTTGCTGATCATCGCGGCGGTGGCGCTGCTGGCGGTGATCGCGGCGGTCCTGCTGGCGATCCGCCAGGCGAACCGTCTCGCCTCCCCGCTCACCGACCTGGCGGAGACGGCGGAACGCCTCGGCTCGGGCGACCCCCGCCCCCGTCACAAGCGGTACGGCGTCCATGAGCTGGACCGCGTGGCCGACGTGCTGGACTCCTCCGCCGAGCGCATCGCCCGCATGCTGACGGCGGAACGCCGCCTGGCCGCGGACGCCTCGCACCAGCTGCGCACGCCGCTCACGGCACTGTCCATGCGCCTGGAGGAGATCACCCTCACCGAGGATCTCGACACGGTGAAGGAGGAGGCGACGATCGCCCTGACGCAGGTCGAGCGCCTCACGGACGTGGTCGAACGCCTCCTGACCAACTCCCGCGACCCGCGCAACGGCTCCGCCGTCACCTTCGACCTCGACGAGGTCATCCAGCAGCAGCTGGCGGAGTGGCGCCCCGCGTACCGCAGCGCCGGGCGGGCGATCGTCAGCTCGGGCAAACGCCACCTCACGGCGGTCGGCACCCCGGGGGCGGTCGCCCAGGTCCTGGCGGCCCTGATCGAGAACTCCCTCATGCACGGCGGCGGCACGGTGGCGCTGCGCACCCGGGTCACCGGCAACCAGGCGGTCATCGAGGTCACGGACGAGGGCCCGGGCATCCCGGCGGACCTCGGCGCCCGCATCTTCGAGCGCGCGATCAGCGGCCGCAACTCCACAGGCATCGGCCTCGCGGTAGCCCGCGACCTCGCCGAAGCGGACGGCGGCCGCCTGGAAATGCTCCAGACGAACCCCCCGGTACTCGCCCTGTTCCTCTCCCGCACACCTCCACCGAAGAAGCAGCCGGGGGACGCGGGGCCGACGGTCAGGTAG
- a CDS encoding dipeptidase, which produces MTPASSEAARELLREFPVVDGHNDLPWALRAQVRYDLDARDIAAHQGAHLHTDIPRLRAGGVGAQFWSVYVRSDYAGDKAVSATLEQIDCVRQLLARYPDDLRSALTAADMEAVRAEGRIASLMGAEGGHSIANSLATLRALYALGVRYMTLTHNDNIAWADSATDEPGVGGLSAFGREVVREMNREGMLVDLSHVAATTMRDALDATSAPVIFSHSSSRAVCDHPRNIPDDVLERLPGNGGVAMVTFVPKFVLQAAVDWTAAADENMRAHGFHHLDTTAEAMKVHRAFEESNPRPIATVSTVADHLDHMRDVAGVDHIGIGGDYDGTAFTPDGLGDVSGYPNLIAELLDRGWSKTDLAKLTWQNAVRVLGAAEDVARDLQATRGPSNATIEALDG; this is translated from the coding sequence ATGACCCCCGCCTCGTCGGAGGCGGCCCGGGAACTCCTGCGCGAGTTCCCGGTCGTCGACGGCCACAACGACCTCCCGTGGGCCCTGCGCGCACAGGTCCGCTACGACCTCGACGCCCGCGACATCGCCGCCCACCAGGGCGCCCACCTGCACACCGACATCCCGCGCCTGCGCGCGGGCGGCGTGGGCGCGCAGTTCTGGTCGGTGTACGTCCGCTCGGACTACGCCGGTGACAAGGCGGTCAGCGCCACCCTCGAACAGATCGACTGCGTACGGCAGTTGCTGGCGCGTTACCCGGACGACCTGCGCTCCGCGCTGACGGCGGCGGACATGGAAGCCGTCCGCGCCGAGGGCCGTATCGCTTCCCTGATGGGTGCCGAGGGCGGTCACTCCATCGCCAACTCGCTTGCCACGTTGCGGGCGTTGTACGCGCTCGGTGTCCGCTACATGACCCTCACCCACAACGACAACATCGCGTGGGCCGACTCGGCGACGGACGAGCCCGGGGTGGGCGGTCTGTCGGCCTTCGGCCGCGAGGTCGTCCGGGAGATGAACCGCGAGGGCATGCTCGTGGACCTCTCGCACGTGGCGGCGACGACGATGCGCGACGCGCTGGACGCCACGTCGGCCCCCGTGATCTTCTCCCACTCCTCCTCCCGCGCGGTGTGCGACCACCCGCGCAACATCCCCGACGACGTCCTCGAACGCCTCCCCGGGAACGGCGGCGTCGCGATGGTGACGTTCGTACCGAAGTTCGTGCTCCAGGCGGCCGTGGACTGGACGGCCGCGGCCGACGAGAACATGCGCGCCCACGGGTTCCACCACCTCGACACGACCGCCGAGGCGATGAAGGTGCACCGCGCCTTCGAGGAGAGCAACCCGCGCCCGATCGCCACGGTGTCCACGGTCGCCGACCATCTGGACCACATGCGTGACGTGGCCGGGGTGGACCACATCGGCATCGGCGGCGACTACGACGGCACCGCCTTCACCCCTGACGGCCTGGGCGACGTCTCCGGCTACCCCAACCTCATCGCCGAACTCCTGGACCGCGGCTGGTCGAAGACCGACCTGGCCAAGCTCACCTGGCAGAACGCCGTACGGGTGCTGGGCGCGGCGGAGGACGTGGCGCGCGACCTTCAGGCGACGCGGGGGCCGTCCAACGCGACCATCGAGGCGCTGGACGGCTGA